From Nocardia sp. NBC_00416:
CAATGGCATTACAAGCTGGCGATGTTCTCCGGGTTGTTCACCAACTGTGTGTTCGGATTCGTCCGGGCGGCGGTCATGGTGGCGGCGATCGACGCGACCGGCGGTTTCGGTGGCTACGACGCGGGCAGTATCGGCGCCTATGTCTGGATCTCCCAGGGTCTGCTCGGCGCCATGCAGTTCATGTCGGCGGAACTCGAACTGGCCGAACGGGTCCGCAACGGCGATATCGCCATCGACTTCCTGCGGCCGGTCGATGTGCAATTGGGCAACCTCGCGGCCGATCTGGGCCGGGCCCTGTGCACGCTGATTCCGCGCGGTGTGCCCAGTCTGCTCGTCGGCTCGCTCACCTTCGGCCTGGTGCTGCCCACCTCGCCCGAGTCTTACCTGCTCGGCGCGTTCAGTGTCCTACTGGCCGCGGCCCTTTCGTATCTATCGCTGTTCGCGTTGACGATGGTCGCGTTCTGGGTCGTGGAGACGCGGGGTATCCGCTCGCTGTATCAGACCGGCGGTACCTTCCTCGCGGGGCTTTTCGTGCCGGTGCACATCTTCCCGGACTGGCTGCGCGCCATTGCCGAGTCCACACCGTTCCCGTCGATGCTGCAGGTGCCGGTGGATGTGCTGTCCGGGCGCGTCACCGGCTGGGACGCGGCCCACCTGGTGGGCACCCAGGTCTTCTGGCTGCTGGTGGTGGGTGCGGCCGGGCGGGTCCTGCTGGCGGCGGGGCGGCGCAAGCTGGAGGTGCAGGGTGGTTGAGACGGCTGTCCGGGCATCCGGCCGCCGGACCGGTCCCAGCGGATCACGGTGGAGTCCCTACGCGGCGGTGCTGCGTTCCCGGATCCGGGCACAACGGACCTATCGTCTGTCGTTCGCGAGCGATCTGCTCGGTGCGACCATGGTCGGACTCGTCGAATTCGCCGAGGTGTGGGTGGTGTTCAACCAGGCGAAGGTGTTGGGCGGCCTGGATATGGACGCCGCCCTGCTGCTGTTCGGGTTGAGCAATCTGGCCTTCGCGCTGGCCCAGCTCGGGTTCGGGCATCTGGACAAACTGCCGAGCCTCATCCGCCTGGGCACGCTCGACGTCTACCATCTGCGCCCGCAACCGGTGCTGCTCCAACTGATCACCAGCGATTTCTCGCTGCGCCGCCTGGCCCGCGCCACCGTCGCGCTGGTGGTACTGACCACCGGGCTGGTGCGCAACGATATCGACTGGTCGGCGAGCACGGTGGCGCTGCTCGCG
This genomic window contains:
- a CDS encoding ABC transporter permease, translated to MPAVAVDLRGTAGVYWRLMAAGFRRQWHYKLAMFSGLFTNCVFGFVRAAVMVAAIDATGGFGGYDAGSIGAYVWISQGLLGAMQFMSAELELAERVRNGDIAIDFLRPVDVQLGNLAADLGRALCTLIPRGVPSLLVGSLTFGLVLPTSPESYLLGAFSVLLAAALSYLSLFALTMVAFWVVETRGIRSLYQTGGTFLAGLFVPVHIFPDWLRAIAESTPFPSMLQVPVDVLSGRVTGWDAAHLVGTQVFWLLVVGAAGRVLLAAGRRKLEVQGG
- a CDS encoding ABC transporter permease; the encoded protein is MVETAVRASGRRTGPSGSRWSPYAAVLRSRIRAQRTYRLSFASDLLGATMVGLVEFAEVWVVFNQAKVLGGLDMDAALLLFGLSNLAFALAQLGFGHLDKLPSLIRLGTLDVYHLRPQPVLLQLITSDFSLRRLARATVALVVLTTGLVRNDIDWSASTVALLALTVLSATVLFGGLFVAAAGCQFFLIDGAELTNSFTYGGSFAASQPISVFPTPLRLLFCIAIPVAFTAYFPTLALLGMPGPAGLPSWLAWGAPLAALWVWALAGALWRIGTRHYQSGGG